The Exiguobacterium aurantiacum DSM 6208 genome includes a window with the following:
- the mntR gene encoding transcriptional regulator MntR — protein sequence MPTPSMEDYLERIYLLMTEKGYARVSDIAEHLGVHPSSVTKMVQKLDREEYLVYEKYRGLMLTGKGQKIGKRLVERHAMLESFLRLIGVDEADVYEDVEGIEHHLSSNTLDCMTRFVEFFEDKPELMEQFHQFQQLKRTQDE from the coding sequence ATGCCGACACCGAGTATGGAAGATTACTTAGAACGTATATATTTATTAATGACGGAGAAAGGGTATGCCCGAGTATCCGATATTGCTGAACATTTAGGGGTGCATCCTTCCTCAGTCACGAAAATGGTACAAAAACTCGACCGTGAAGAGTATTTGGTGTATGAAAAATATCGAGGTCTCATGCTGACGGGTAAAGGGCAAAAGATCGGAAAACGACTTGTCGAGCGGCATGCGATGCTCGAATCGTTTCTGCGACTCATCGGGGTGGATGAGGCCGATGTGTATGAGGATGTCGAGGGAATCGAACACCATTTGAGCTCGAACACGCTCGACTGTATGACCCGTTTCGTAGAGTTTTTTGAAGACAAGCCCGAGTTGATGGAACAGTTCCACCAGTTTCAACAATTGAAGCGGACGCAAGACGAATAA
- the gcvPB gene encoding aminomethyl-transferring glycine dehydrogenase subunit GcvPB, whose amino-acid sequence MQHEQTLIFEVSRAGRTGYNLPTPTVPEIDIETLLPASMIRQEAAELPEVSELDVVRHYTSLSTRNHGVDSGFYPLGSCTMKYNPKVNEDMARLPGFAHIHPLQPLESVQGALEMMVDLQEQLAEITGMDEVTLQPAAGAHGEWTGLMLIKAFHHHNGDTNRTKVLVPDSAHGTNPASAVVAGFETVTVKSDERGLVDLADLKAKVGEDTAALMLTNPNTLGLFEADILEIAKVVHEAGGKLYYDGANSNAILGIARPGDMGFDVVHLNLHKTFTGPHGGGGPGSGPVGVKRDLIPYLPTPIVTKADAGYTLDYDRPQSIGRIKPFYGNFGINVRAYSYIKTMGAEGLTRVSREAVLNANYMFARLKDAFDVPYDTYCKHEFVLSGKRQKALGVRTLDIAKRLLDFGYHPPTIYFPLNVEECIMVEPTETESKETLDAFCDAMLQIVKEAEENPEIVQTAPHTTVVKRLDETLAARKPVLKYDRRQPSSIN is encoded by the coding sequence ATGCAACACGAACAAACGCTCATTTTCGAAGTGTCACGCGCCGGTCGCACTGGCTACAACTTACCGACGCCGACCGTGCCCGAAATCGACATCGAGACGCTCTTGCCGGCCTCGATGATTCGCCAAGAGGCGGCCGAACTGCCAGAAGTGTCTGAACTTGATGTCGTCCGTCATTACACGTCACTGTCGACGCGTAACCACGGCGTCGACTCCGGTTTCTATCCGCTCGGGTCTTGTACGATGAAGTATAACCCGAAAGTGAATGAAGACATGGCACGTCTACCTGGATTTGCCCACATTCATCCGCTTCAACCGCTCGAGTCGGTACAAGGGGCGCTCGAGATGATGGTCGACCTGCAAGAACAACTCGCGGAGATCACCGGAATGGATGAAGTGACGCTCCAACCGGCAGCCGGGGCCCACGGGGAATGGACTGGGCTCATGTTGATCAAAGCGTTCCACCATCATAACGGAGACACGAATCGGACGAAAGTGCTCGTGCCGGATTCGGCGCACGGGACGAACCCGGCCTCGGCCGTTGTTGCCGGTTTCGAGACGGTGACCGTCAAATCCGATGAGCGGGGACTCGTCGACCTCGCCGATTTGAAAGCGAAAGTCGGGGAGGATACGGCAGCGCTCATGCTCACGAACCCGAACACGCTCGGGTTGTTCGAAGCGGACATTCTTGAAATCGCCAAAGTCGTCCATGAAGCGGGCGGCAAGCTTTATTACGACGGGGCCAACTCGAACGCGATTTTAGGCATCGCGCGCCCGGGGGACATGGGCTTTGACGTCGTCCACTTGAATTTGCATAAGACGTTCACAGGACCGCATGGCGGCGGTGGGCCCGGTTCAGGTCCCGTCGGTGTCAAACGTGACTTGATTCCATACTTGCCGACGCCGATTGTGACAAAAGCGGATGCGGGTTACACGCTCGACTATGACCGTCCGCAGTCGATCGGCCGCATCAAGCCGTTTTACGGCAACTTCGGGATCAATGTCCGTGCTTACAGCTACATCAAGACGATGGGGGCAGAAGGATTGACGCGCGTGTCGCGCGAAGCGGTGCTCAATGCCAACTATATGTTTGCCCGTCTGAAAGACGCGTTCGACGTGCCGTATGACACGTACTGTAAACATGAGTTCGTCTTGTCCGGCAAACGCCAAAAAGCGCTCGGTGTGCGGACGCTCGATATCGCCAAACGACTGCTCGATTTCGGCTATCATCCACCGACGATCTACTTCCCGCTCAACGTCGAGGAGTGCATCATGGTCGAGCCGACAGAGACGGAATCAAAAGAGACGCTCGATGCGTTCTGCGATGCGATGCTCCAAATTGTGAAAGAAGCAGAAGAGAATCCAGAGATCGTGCAGACGGCGCCTCATACGACGGTCGTCAAGCGACTCGATGAGACGCTCGCTGCCCGGAAACCGGTCTTGAAATACGATCGGCGCCAACCGTCTTCTATCAATTGA
- the gcvT gene encoding glycine cleavage system aminomethyltransferase GcvT, with protein MEKVTLKRTPLYELIAPKAKMVEFAGFDMPIMFSSIKEEHMAVREDVGMFDVSHMGEIRVEGPDAMSNVQRLVTNDVSKLHIGQAQYNLFCLPDGGVVDDLLVYRLDEDAFWLVVNASNIEKDVAHVNDYVSGDVAVTDESDAYGQIAIQGPNAEAVLARITDLPLHEIKFFRFMTGDVAGVTTIVSRSGYTGEDGFELYAKAEQMPQIWSALEAEGVTPCGLGARDTLRFEACLPLYGHELDETVTPFEANLNFAVKLDTDFIGKEALVQQKEDIPHRLIGLKLLGRGIARQGAIVEVDGEQVGVVTTGTMPPTVNESIAWARVDRRYIEQSNFIVDVRGKKIEAERVPTPFYKRK; from the coding sequence ATGGAGAAAGTTACGTTAAAACGTACGCCTTTGTATGAATTGATTGCTCCGAAGGCGAAGATGGTGGAGTTTGCGGGGTTCGATATGCCGATCATGTTTTCTTCAATCAAGGAAGAGCATATGGCCGTGCGAGAAGATGTCGGCATGTTCGACGTGTCGCACATGGGGGAAATTCGAGTCGAAGGACCGGACGCTATGTCGAACGTCCAACGTCTCGTGACGAACGATGTATCGAAACTTCACATCGGTCAAGCGCAATACAACTTGTTCTGCCTGCCGGATGGGGGGGTCGTCGACGACTTGCTCGTCTATCGACTTGATGAGGACGCCTTCTGGCTCGTCGTCAACGCCTCGAATATTGAAAAAGACGTGGCGCACGTGAACGACTACGTTTCGGGCGACGTCGCGGTGACGGATGAGTCGGATGCGTATGGTCAAATCGCGATCCAAGGACCGAACGCCGAGGCGGTACTCGCCCGAATCACTGATTTGCCGTTGCATGAGATCAAGTTTTTCCGGTTTATGACGGGCGATGTGGCTGGTGTGACGACAATCGTCTCGAGAAGCGGTTATACAGGCGAAGACGGGTTCGAACTTTACGCCAAAGCGGAACAGATGCCACAGATCTGGTCAGCGCTCGAAGCGGAAGGGGTGACACCGTGTGGGCTCGGCGCCCGGGACACGTTACGGTTTGAGGCGTGTCTCCCGCTTTACGGTCATGAGCTTGATGAGACGGTCACTCCGTTTGAGGCGAACTTGAACTTCGCGGTCAAACTCGACACCGACTTCATCGGGAAAGAAGCGCTCGTTCAACAAAAAGAAGACATCCCGCATCGTCTCATCGGCTTGAAACTGCTCGGCCGTGGCATTGCGCGCCAAGGAGCGATTGTCGAGGTTGATGGGGAGCAAGTCGGGGTTGTGACGACGGGGACAATGCCGCCGACAGTGAATGAGTCGATCGCCTGGGCGCGCGTCGACCGCCGTTATATCGAACAGTCTAACTTTATCGTCGACGTTCGGGGCAAAAAAATAGAAGCCGAACGAGTACCGACACCGTTTTATAAACGTAAATGA
- a CDS encoding SA1362 family protein, which yields MIRQRIGSTAAIIVFILGFIGVGHMLATEPGRLFRQLLFIGIFGLIFYVIYKVFMAPKISAEDMRYRKTAQASKKRMQRPNAPQVKPSAATKKKTKAKPGSNVTKLSKRSSLNRTDGPRLTVIEGKKGKKKKKANM from the coding sequence ATGATCAGACAAAGAATCGGTTCGACCGCAGCGATTATCGTGTTCATCTTAGGGTTCATCGGGGTCGGTCACATGCTTGCGACCGAACCGGGTCGGTTGTTCAGACAGTTACTTTTCATCGGTATTTTCGGGTTAATCTTTTATGTGATCTACAAAGTATTCATGGCGCCTAAAATCTCGGCTGAAGATATGCGCTATCGGAAGACGGCCCAAGCCTCGAAGAAGCGGATGCAACGGCCGAACGCGCCCCAAGTGAAGCCGTCGGCGGCAACGAAGAAAAAAACGAAGGCGAAACCAGGGTCGAACGTGACGAAACTTTCGAAACGTTCTTCATTGAACCGGACGGACGGACCTCGTCTCACCGTCATCGAAGGAAAAAAAGGCAAAAAGAAAAAGAAAGCGAATATGTAA
- a CDS encoding DUF1385 domain-containing protein — protein sequence MTTKPSIPVGGQALVEGVMFQGRTESASAIRRKDGSIETFNQPRILVPWVQSLKRVPFLRGIVALYESLKNGSAHMTFASDRYDVDPSEDEVEKPEQKQNIFMVLMIAIVGVISYVFGKLIFNVTPALLAAMFQNVPALSGHVIQNLLEGGIKLVLLLSYLYLISLTPLIKRVFQYHGAEHKVINCYESGRPVTVENVRTSSRLHYRCGSSFILFTVFVGIGVYMIVPIDPLWVRLVSRIALLPVVIGISFEVLQFTNRFRDHRYLSVLGKPGLSLQLLTTREPNDEQIRVAIEAFETWERAETIQPAVTREG from the coding sequence ATGACAACTAAACCATCCATCCCTGTCGGCGGGCAGGCGCTCGTCGAAGGTGTGATGTTTCAAGGGCGGACCGAGAGCGCATCGGCGATTCGACGCAAAGACGGGTCGATTGAAACGTTCAACCAACCCCGCATCCTCGTCCCGTGGGTCCAATCCCTTAAGAGAGTCCCGTTCCTGCGCGGAATCGTCGCACTGTACGAATCGTTAAAGAACGGATCGGCCCATATGACGTTCGCGAGCGACCGCTATGATGTCGACCCGAGTGAAGATGAGGTCGAGAAACCGGAGCAAAAACAAAATATTTTCATGGTGCTCATGATCGCCATCGTCGGCGTCATCTCCTACGTGTTCGGGAAGCTGATCTTCAACGTCACCCCGGCACTTTTGGCCGCCATGTTTCAAAACGTGCCGGCATTATCCGGACACGTGATTCAAAACCTCCTTGAAGGGGGAATAAAATTAGTATTGCTGCTCAGCTATTTGTATTTGATTTCGTTGACACCGTTAATCAAACGAGTGTTTCAATACCATGGTGCCGAGCATAAAGTGATCAACTGTTACGAGTCCGGTCGACCGGTCACGGTCGAGAACGTTCGGACCAGCTCACGGTTACATTACCGTTGCGGGTCGAGTTTCATCTTGTTCACCGTATTCGTCGGCATCGGCGTGTACATGATCGTCCCAATCGACCCGTTATGGGTCCGACTCGTCAGCCGCATCGCATTGCTACCGGTTGTGATCGGCATCTCGTTCGAAGTGTTGCAATTCACGAATCGCTTCCGCGACCATCGTTATTTATCTGTCCTCGGCAAACCTGGACTCTCGCTCCAGCTTTTGACGACGCGTGAGCCGAACGACGAGCAGATCCGTGTCGCCATCGAAGCGTTCGAGACGTGGGAACGTGCCGAGACTATACAACCGGCCGTCACAAGAGAGGGTTAA
- the aroQ gene encoding type II 3-dehydroquinate dehydratase, whose protein sequence is MRILVLNGPNLNLLGLREPDVYGDVSLKGLASALLLAAPQEVEFTFIQSNHEGELIDALHDAFDYEGVIFNAGAYTHTSIALRDAIAAIPAPVVEVHISNVHAREPFRHESKLAGVCLGVISGFGLTSYTLALHALIEHWRNRHD, encoded by the coding sequence TTGCGTATTCTTGTGTTGAACGGACCGAATTTGAATTTGCTCGGATTACGGGAACCGGACGTATATGGGGACGTGTCGTTAAAAGGACTTGCGAGCGCTTTATTGCTCGCGGCACCGCAAGAAGTTGAGTTCACGTTCATCCAATCCAATCACGAAGGTGAGTTGATTGATGCGTTGCACGATGCGTTCGATTACGAAGGCGTCATTTTCAATGCCGGTGCCTATACGCATACGTCGATCGCGCTTCGTGACGCGATCGCGGCCATCCCCGCCCCTGTCGTCGAAGTACATATCTCGAACGTGCATGCGCGTGAGCCGTTCCGTCATGAATCGAAGCTTGCCGGCGTCTGTCTCGGCGTCATCAGCGGATTCGGCTTGACGAGTTATACGCTCGCGCTCCATGCACTGATCGAACACTGGAGGAATCGACATGATTGA
- the hpt gene encoding hypoxanthine phosphoribosyltransferase, with protein MDIHIKGKLFDEAQIKQRVKELAEQIERDAAGTPIVLVAVLKGSMVFAADLMRQMTGSVQLDTVAASSYGKKSVSSGNVQLRKDLDLDVEGKYVVIIEDIIDTGQTLKFLCQHMTLHQPGELKICTLLDKPARRLVTLDADYVGFEIPDEFVIGYGIDYAEQYRNLPYIGFVETD; from the coding sequence ATGGACATACACATTAAAGGAAAATTATTTGATGAAGCTCAAATTAAACAACGAGTGAAAGAACTCGCTGAACAAATTGAACGAGATGCGGCCGGGACGCCAATCGTCCTTGTCGCCGTATTGAAAGGGTCGATGGTGTTCGCGGCGGATCTCATGCGGCAAATGACAGGCAGTGTTCAGCTCGACACTGTCGCCGCCTCGTCTTATGGAAAGAAATCGGTCTCGAGCGGGAACGTCCAACTTCGGAAAGACCTTGACCTCGATGTCGAAGGAAAGTATGTCGTCATCATCGAAGACATTATCGACACGGGTCAAACGCTCAAATTCTTATGTCAGCACATGACGTTACATCAGCCGGGTGAGTTGAAGATTTGTACGCTGCTCGATAAACCGGCCCGTCGCCTTGTGACGCTTGACGCCGATTACGTCGGTTTTGAGATCCCTGATGAGTTCGTGATCGGTTACGGGATCGACTACGCCGAACAGTATCGAAACTTGCCATATATCGGATTTGTCGAGACCGATTGA
- a CDS encoding rhodanese-like domain-containing protein produces the protein MGIETILVIILWGALIAYIVWRFMPARGLKKMKQEEFRASLRKGQLIDVREPNEYKGGHITGARNIPVGQMKLRMKELRKDQPILMYCQGKSRSNQAAKLLMKNGFTDIYMLEGGFKQWKGKVKKG, from the coding sequence ATGGGAATTGAAACAATCCTCGTCATCATCCTTTGGGGTGCACTCATCGCATACATCGTCTGGCGTTTTATGCCGGCGCGCGGTTTGAAAAAAATGAAGCAAGAAGAATTCCGCGCCTCACTCCGAAAAGGCCAACTCATCGACGTCCGCGAACCGAACGAGTATAAAGGCGGCCATATCACCGGTGCGCGAAACATCCCGGTCGGCCAAATGAAGCTCCGCATGAAAGAGCTCCGGAAAGATCAACCGATCCTCATGTACTGCCAAGGTAAATCCCGTTCGAACCAAGCAGCCAAACTGCTCATGAAAAACGGATTCACCGACATTTACATGCTCGAGGGCGGATTCAAACAATGGAAAGGGAAAGTCAAAAAAGGCTGA
- the gcvPA gene encoding aminomethyl-transferring glycine dehydrogenase subunit GcvPA: MEFRYLPMTEQDERDMLQTIGVESIEALLEDIPASLRETASLSAIGAPLPEVDLVRHMSKLAEKNVHTKSHPSFLGAGMYDHLSPSVMNHMLLRSEFYTAYTPYQPEISQGELQAMFEFQTMICELTGMDVANSSMYDGITALAEATYLASAHTKKKRVLVSGAVHPEAKDVIETYAGGPGLNVEVTPVAAGLTDVTNLDLTDASCLVVQYPNFYGRIEDLEMLAQAAHDAGALFIVSSNPLALGILQSPGSLGADITVGDAQPFGIPQSFGGPSCGYFAVKQALMRKLPGRLVGQTVDEDGKRGFVLTLQAREQHIRRDKATSNICSNQALNALAASITMSALGKYGIRDMAVRNIQTAHYMKEALKAAGYTIVDEGPMFNEFVVDFNVDADEVSRHLLHNGIIGGLPLGTYEPARRTHMLICATELRTKEEIDRFIEVVGGMN; encoded by the coding sequence ATGGAATTTCGCTATTTACCGATGACGGAGCAAGACGAGCGTGACATGTTGCAAACGATCGGCGTCGAGTCGATCGAAGCGTTGCTCGAAGACATCCCGGCCTCGCTCCGTGAGACGGCGTCGCTTTCTGCGATCGGGGCACCACTACCGGAAGTCGACCTCGTCCGCCACATGTCGAAGCTTGCGGAAAAAAACGTGCACACGAAATCGCATCCGAGTTTTCTCGGCGCGGGCATGTACGACCACTTGTCACCGAGCGTCATGAATCACATGTTGCTCCGCTCTGAATTCTATACGGCGTATACGCCGTATCAGCCTGAGATCTCACAAGGGGAATTGCAGGCGATGTTCGAGTTCCAGACGATGATCTGCGAGTTGACGGGGATGGACGTCGCCAACTCGTCGATGTATGACGGCATCACGGCGCTTGCTGAGGCGACGTATCTTGCGAGCGCCCATACGAAGAAGAAACGTGTCCTCGTCTCAGGAGCCGTCCACCCAGAGGCGAAAGATGTCATCGAGACGTATGCCGGTGGCCCTGGACTGAACGTCGAGGTTACGCCGGTCGCCGCTGGGTTGACCGATGTGACGAACCTCGACTTGACCGACGCGTCTTGTCTCGTCGTACAGTATCCGAACTTCTACGGTCGAATCGAGGACTTGGAGATGCTCGCGCAAGCAGCCCATGACGCCGGCGCCTTGTTCATCGTCTCGAGCAACCCGCTCGCTCTCGGTATTTTACAATCGCCTGGTTCGCTCGGGGCCGACATCACGGTCGGGGATGCTCAACCGTTCGGGATCCCGCAGAGCTTCGGGGGTCCTTCGTGTGGATACTTCGCCGTGAAGCAAGCGCTCATGCGCAAACTTCCAGGTCGTCTCGTCGGTCAGACGGTCGACGAAGACGGAAAGCGTGGCTTCGTCTTGACTCTTCAAGCCCGTGAACAACATATCCGTCGCGACAAGGCGACGTCGAATATTTGTTCGAACCAGGCGCTCAATGCGCTCGCCGCATCGATTACGATGTCCGCACTCGGGAAATACGGGATTCGCGACATGGCCGTTCGCAACATCCAGACGGCGCACTACATGAAGGAAGCGCTCAAGGCGGCCGGCTATACGATTGTCGATGAAGGGCCGATGTTCAACGAGTTCGTCGTCGATTTCAACGTCGATGCGGACGAAGTATCGCGGCACTTGTTACACAATGGAATCATCGGCGGCTTGCCGCTCGGGACGTATGAACCAGCTCGACGCACGCACATGCTCATCTGTGCGACCGAGCTTCGAACGAAAGAAGAGATCGATCGCTTTATCGAAGTCGTTGGGGGGATGAACTGA